The sequence TGGGAGGTTCAAATAAGATCAGGAACAGAAAGTGCCTTTAGAGCTGGGGTTGGGAATGTCCAGCCCACGGGCTGTATAAAgcccatgaaatcatttgctaagacaACTGTAGGCGATGATGAGCTAAAAGCTGGCTACAACCATCTCCTACTACTTGAGTtctataatgttataaatatccaaatggcccttggcagaaaaaaagtttctCCACCCCTGCTTTAGAATATCAAAGCAATGTCAGTTAATATCACAATATAGGAGAAGAGTAATGTTTCTTGGTTATTAAAGAATCAATCTCCCAAGAGGCTCAGATTCAGTCACTCATGGTCACGAGgtaccttagaaattatctaagtCCAAAATTTTTGCTCAATGTATGACTTCTTTCTGCAGCCCTGAAGAAAGTCATCCAGCCACTAATATCTCTAACCATGATGAGCTCCATAGTACATGAATTTATCTTTGGATAGCTCTTCTTGTTGGGAATTTGGGATCTTGTAATAGGAACGCCCCTCATAGAGCATCTGGTCTAACTGGTCTGTAGAATTCTCTCTCTATTTGTGACATGTGGTCATTCAGCCTTGACCTGAAGACCTTCAGCCATGGGGTGATGATTACTTTAGAAAGCATCCCATTCCCCTCTTCAACAACTGATTGTTCAGAAATGTTGCCTTACATCAAGCCTAAACTGACTTCTATTCACCTTCTACCCATCACTTCCAGCTCTTTGCATTGGAACCAAATTGAACAAGTCACATCCAACTTTTACACTGCATTTTTGACAAACTTTAAGATATTTATCGAAGTCATAGGCAGGCCACTTAATCTCTATGGAACTCGGTTTCCTTTTATGTTAAACAATGAGaatggactagataatttctaagatcccttttggTTCTAAACCCATGGTCCTGTGATCTTATGACTTCTACTGAGGCTCTCTCTTAGTGTCCTCAGCCCCAGATCCTTCAGCTGATCCCAGTATGTTTAACCTCCAATGCCTCGCTGTCCTGCTTGACTGCCTCTGAATGCACTTGGACTTGTCATTGTCTTTCCTAAAGCATGGCACCCCAAATGGAGCACAGTACTCTAGACGTGGCTTGACTAGGGACCAGCCATTGTTTTATCTGGAACTTAGGCTAGTCCAGTTGGAAAGCGATTCAGCTCTGTGTGAGAAGGGTGATTGAACGTGATGTTCTGTTAGCCAATATTGATAGTATCCATGGCATATCCTTGGACCAATTCTAAGTTTTCTAGGTCACCTCCCTTCTCTGTTactctaaaattttatcttttatttttttttaacttattgtaGTATAAATGATCAATGACGAGAAAAACCAGATAACAAATTTGGACAATAACCAGATAACAATAATCCCTtccaataataacaacattaatagcagcaacaacaatatcatTTGTAGAGggatttaattcattcattcatctaaccatccatccattcatttaagtCTTGAAACATTCCTGTGAGGTAGGCGGGATAGGACAAACACTTCTGTTCCCATTggctagatgaagaaactgaggtccagagacaCTGGAGACCTTGTCTACAGTAACATAAAAGCAGTGACAGAGTCCAGATTAGAACTGAGATCTCTTGAATTGACAATTCCTTCCATAGAACTCCAGCTTCCTGGGTTATGCTGAAAGTGTCATTTGGGTAGACAAAGGTGTCTCTTCTTTTGGGTAGACAAAGATGTCTCTTCCCTTGGGTAGACAAAGGAAGTCAAAGCAGTTCAGTATAATCAGTGTCtcttcacaaagcactttatagtttgcaaaatttttttatatttgactcTTACAGCATCCCTGAGAGGTATACACCCGTtaagcagatgaggaaactgagactggagAAAAGACATGAATTGCCCAATGTGACATAAGGTGTTAGTTGAAGGGTTCAGGTTCCATTCATGATCTCTAGATTTCTAATTACTGCTTCATTTTGCTCTGCTTATCTATCTGTGGAGGACCCCAGGAGTCAGGTGAATTCATTTGACTTCTAAGAGGAGGGACAATCACTTAGATACCACTTTCCACATTTTACATGGAGTTGTCTATGTGTAGGTGGCAATCAACCCTTGGGGCATCCTCGTTCCCAGGAATGAACTGTGGCAAATCATTTCTAGCTTAAAAAGAAAGCATCAGTTATGAGTCCTGTAAACACAAGCCAAAGTTGATGATGGAGCGGATGGGTGAGAGCCATTTCCTCTCTGGAGGAAATGTTTCAATGTCTCTAATGTCTCTAATCATGGAGGTGTACATCTTCCTCTTTAAATCAGTCCACTTCTGCAAGTATTATTTTGCTAATTACCTAGAAGTCTTAAGATGGCAGACCTCAGGTGCTTTTCTACCAAAATATCAGGAGGGTTTTTAGCATAAGATCATCATCCAGGCCAATGGAATATCCCATTGGAAAGACTTAACCCTCAAATCAACCtatctccatttaaaaaattctagttAGAGTCCACATTTCTGGATGGAGTAAAACATTTGTCCAAAGGCCAGTTTGGACTTTGCTTCAGGAAGTTCTTGTGAAATGGCTTAGAGGAGGGTGGAGAATGTTAACCTCTCTTTGGGGATTGACCTTTTCTTGTACTTTTTCTTTGGAGAGGAACATTGATTTATTTTCAAACAAGACTCATGATCTCATTGATATGGGGGTTACCCCGTGAGGAAATCCTTCTGACAGCATAGATGTGGAGCTTTTTTGTACCCTGGCAAATAGTTACCTGTGACATTGAGAAAAGACCTGATTTGCCCACAATTACACAGTCAGGATGTATAAGAGCTGAGCTTGGTCTCGAACCCGGATTTTCCTTTCTCAGAGGCTGGCTCTCTGTGCACAATACCAAAGATAATGGGACAATTGTTCCAAGGATCTTTGTTGAAGGGCTCACCCATATCTCCTCAAAAGGAAGTCCCAAACCACTTCCCTAAGCTTGGATATGGTGGTTTTGGGGAGGAAGCTGGTGGTTTTCAAAGCTGCCAGACTCATATTGTGCTAAATGGGTCCACTTGACTTCTTCCCAGGGTGCCATCTAGCTTGCCTCATCTGCCACTTGGCAGTGGTACTCGAGATGTTAGCCCACAGAGGGGgctttcttttcctattaaaaCCAGCATAAATATTGCCCCGTTCAGGATGTTGGGGAGAAGGAATGCCAAACATGGGGACCCAGTCCAGAAACAACTGAGGGCTGGGGAAAAGACAGCATGTTCCATGGATTGGGCACGAAGTAGGGAGGAAGCCAGGCAGTGACCAGCTGTCCTTGAATGGGAAAATGGCATCCAACTGGGGATACTAGGGTGGGGAGCACCCTGGGCATCAGACTGGATCCCTGTttcaaggagagaaaagaagttaGTTCATGGATCTTCTTCTGGTATATGTTTGACCACTGATTATCCCAAAGATCTTACTCTACTTATTAATAATTACCAATAACAAATGATTCTCTCAGAGACATGGTTTTCTCAGGAGTTGTAAATCCTATTTAATTATTCTCTCTGGCTCTAGAAGACTGGACCAGGAAGGACAGGAGGAGGTTACAAAGAGCAAAGTTAGCCGAAATGCCAGGAAAAACTTCCTTTCCATTTGAGTGGTCCAAAAGGGGAATAGATTGTCTTAAGAGGTGGGATCCCCATCACTGGAGGGTGTTAGGAGAAGCTAAATATTGATATGGTCTTACTCATACAATTCCATAAGCATTAGAACAGGGATTCCAAAACAAGGATCTCTGTCTTTTCCAAAGTCATCATTGAATAGTGGTtgagtggatagaacactgggcctttGCCCATATGGATGCTTTTCTGTTGGGATCCTAGATCTGGAAAGGACATTGGAGGTCATGTGGTTCAATCCCATCACTTTTAcgtatgaggaaaatgagactcacaGAGGTTCAGTTTGACCCGAAGACCAAACAGATATGAAATGGCTTCTTACTCAGTGAAGCTTCAAACTTATGTACAAGTTCCCCAAATTCATCTATTTTCCCAcaacttattattttaattgagGTGGTTAGCAcatgaaaaaagaatgagttGCTGAATCTGGGaaccttcaattttctttttgtctcttggGAGGAGTCTTATAAAAGACCACTCTTCTGATGTGCTGAGTCCCTAATGAGAACAAAGTATATTAAGAGATTATTAGGTCAGGGTCTGCAGTGTCATTGTGGGCTCAGCCTGTTCATTTATGGATCATTAATGGACATTAGCAGAATACTGAACTTCAACTCTGACCATTAGAAAGATGGTGAAGAGGAAATGGGCCAGGAAGAAGCTCCGTTCTTTCTAGAACTGTGGTCCAGAGAATGCCCTTTGGATCAAAATCCAGGCAATGGCTTTGATGTGGGGCAAAGGGGGAGCATTAATGCCAATCCTTGATGTGCGTAGAGAATCTCTTAACGTTTTAAAGCCCTTTGATGTTGCTCTTCTCATTTGATCTCTCAACCTTCCCCGAGGTAGGCAGACAGACCCCAGGACCAGACATctgggtttttgggtttgtttccTGGCTCAGCCGTTCCCGGGCAGTGTGAAATTTTTCAGTGGCTCTGGGCCttgattttcccattttaaaatgaagggattttaaGAATGAACTGGCTGAGTTCTAGCAAACTATGAATCTATGATTATCATTCCCCTCCCATTTGCTgagagagagggaaactgagacattGGTTGTAGGAATTAGTAGGAATCTCATATGGGACTAAAGTCCCAGAGTTGTGTAGGAATGGGGCCATTTTCGGTGCCTCGGTATCCAGACTTCTTGATTAAGGCCCAGGTGCTCATTAAGGCCTTGGAGGTCTTTTCATGGACATCAAAGGCTGATGGAAGGGAAGGGGACATATTAAAGGGACTTACCAGAATCAAAGTAAAACCTGGGCTATAGACAAGAAGGGGTGGTTCAGGAAAAAACCTAGAAATGTACCTGGCTTGGGTTGAAAGAGATGCTTAAAGCAGGACTGAGTCTATTGAGGAGAGGGGCTGGAGTAGAAGAAGTGGATGAAACCTTAGGACAGAAAAAATCAGAGGTGAAAGGGTTCTTATGACGGACTGTTATAGCTTCAAAGGCTCATGGGATAGAAAATATGGGAACTGGAGGGAGCTTAGAAAatggaatatcagagctgaaaaGGGTCTTAGAGaatgttggagctggaagggatcctagaacatagaacatagagCTAGGAGGAGTTTTAGAACAGATCTTTTATAAGACTCCTCACAGTTATattaagagacaaaaagaaaattgaagtttCCTAGATTCaactcattcttttttcatgTGCTAACCACCCCAATGAAGAGAATTAGGCCTGGGAGGGACCTAAGAACaggaaatgtcagagctgggagaggtaTTAGGAGCTAGAAtctcagaactgggagggaccttTGAACAGAAAATATCAGAGTTGAGATGTTTCCTAGAACAGAATATATCAGTCAGGAGAtttcttagaacagagaatgtcataattgggaggggtcttagaacatgtgatgtcagagctgggagggatcttagaataaTAAATAGGAACTGAGATCTTAAATAAGAAATGTCAgtccatagaattttagaattggaaggggtcATCTAGTCAATCAGTCAGCACTGTTGactgttaagtacctactatgtgttcaAACTAAGCTAAGTGCTGGTAATcgcaaaaagaaaaatgatgtcgTATTTGCCTCCAGAGAACTTCCATTCTACTGGATTGAGatagaacataaataaaaataagttaggtatataaataatgaaataaatagtgATGGGGGGCTGAGAGGGGCCATTAATAATCAGGAAAGTTTTTTATTCCAATCTGTCCAATCTCCCTCAGCATTTTAGGTATGAGAAGGTCAGTGGTGGCCCATGGTGATGGACCTAGCCCCGAAGATATGACTAGTGCTCTAAGCTCCTGATAAAGTACTTGATTGTTGCCACCATGAAAGCCCCTCTCATTTTCACTCCAGAATGGGGGAGTGCTCCTAGGGAGGTCAGCCCTCCGGTATGGGAGTCTCTTCTCCTTCTCACTATCATTCCTGTCCAGGACCTGTCTGCCACTCACAGATATGTCCGGTTTTGGTTCTGGTGTGACGTCCATATCTGTCAGGTGCTGCAGGTCCCTGACGCTGCCAAGTTTTTCACGCTTCCTCCACTTGGCCCGCTGATTCTGGAACCAGATCTAAGGGGAAGGAGAACAGGAGAAATTGAATAGGAGAAAGTGACCAAGATAaaatcttcatcatcatcttgcCAACTGGCATTCAGACATGCTCTTGTGGCTTCAGAACACTTTACTCACATTATCTCAACAGATCCTCAAACCACTCTATGGGTTACGTGGTACActtattgttattctttctttattgctCTAGTTCTCTCAAATGAGCTTCCTATGGCATAAAGTCAAGGCCTTGCATCCCACTACTTTCAGTTACCCTCCTTTAGATGCTCTCAAGCTTATCAATATCTTCCCAAAGCTCCAGATAAGATCTGAGAAGGCCAGAACAGTCTTATTCTTGCAAACTGCCTCAGGAGAGAGTGGATTGTCCATCACCAtagatggtttttaaaaaaaatattaattatgttattttttctgattctacatgtatattaactttttaaatacacatttctttatgaatcatgttgggaggaaaaaaatcagaacaaaaagggaaaaacatgcaagaggaaagaaaaacacagaaaaaaatcaacacatatatgtgttgatttacatctcTGCAAATGTTTATGCAAAGTTCTGTTGATTTGTTGGGATTGTCATAGAAGGAGTCATCTTTCAGACATAGGGTGGAATAACTGGCATCTGAGTTCCCTTACTGCAGAGGACCaaagatattggggaactctgagaaaagtatacttgaagcaaagatacctacagcagggtgttaactcagtgtgactgatgagatgatggttctctagttcacatatacttagtacttggtatggtgatgtaatggttctacagttggcacatgctcagtgtgctgtagtgatgtcattgtactaaggtatataagggctgaaaGGACTTGAGGAAGAGCAGCCTCCAGATAGACTTGAGGGTATGTGAGCTGGAGCTGGAGCTCAGACTCCAGAGAAGAGAGCCTGGACACTACTTCTTACTATTCTGAATTCTGTGATGTTATAAAAAACAGCAACAGTTTTATCTCAGGAAACCATGCAAGAGGACCTGGATGGAACTCCTGTAGGTTCTTAAACAGGTCACTTTCCTTTACTTGAGTATGGTTCTCTCctagaaaatgaataaagagtTTGAACAATTGACCTCTGGGATCCCTTCTAGTTGAATCCTCTAATCTACATTTTTGGCCAAAGGAATAAACTTGTCAGTCTGCTCTGACCTTGAGTAAGCCATATGGTACTGAGGAAGAATGTGGGTTGtggagtcaggagacttgggATTACCACTGCCATCTCCTTCAtccctctcactttacagatcaggaaactgaggactgGAAACACTGACCAAATGCTTTCAGAAGTAGCCCAAGCACTTTTGAAGCTTGGGCATGAGGCAGACATGGAGCACTCACCTGTATTCTGGCCTCTGGAAGGTTGATTTTGGTTGCCAATTGATTGCGGATGTGAATATCCGGGTAGTGGGTGAACTGGAAAGTCTTCTCCAGCTCCTGGAGCTGCTCTGTGGTGAATGTTGTACGGATTCTTCGCTTGCTTTTCTTCTCCTCTGCATTGTAAAGAAAGTCTCTTTTTAACAGCCATcgttttcccttctctttccttccttcccaccaacTGGAGCTTAATTTCCAGATTATATAAGGTAACAGTGGGGCATCATACAGGATAACtctgtacaaaataatttttgtcataaCAAGATAACTCTACAGGGACAGTTGTTTCCTCATTGGAGCTCACTTAGATACTGTTTTGCTACAGTCTTTTGTTGGAGTCCATTCATCCCATcagtatgatggaaagagccctgCCCTGGGAGCTGAAACCTGGGTTCTAATTTCTGCTTTTCATGTGACATTGGATAAATCATCTAATTGCTCTGACCATGTTGGGACTTCAACATGTTGGGACTGGACAAGGTGATCCCTACTTCCTTCAAATgctaaaatattcctttctttcagttttctcattttatattccaAGAACCCTTTGATTTGTAACATTCAATATTGTAACACTCcttgttctaaggttccttccagttcttgcATTCTAAGACCTAAACTCCACTCAGTTCTAGTGTCTTAATTCTAGTTCTATCTAATATTGCATGTTATAAGAGTCTCATGTTACATGTTCTAAGGTAATATTGCATGTTCTAAGATGCTTCTAGTTCTGccattttgtatcttcttttcttccagttctctCATTCTATATTCCAAGTGTCCTTTAACTTCtaacattctttgttctaaggttccttccgaTTCTTACATTCTAAGACCCAAACTCCACTCAGTTTTAGTGTTTTAATTCTAGTTCTATCAAATATTGCATGTTCTAAGGTAATATTACCTGTTCTAAGATCCTTCTAGCTCTGCCATTTTGTATTCTAAGACCCCACCCAGCTCTACCACTTAATGTCCTAAACCCCCTCCATTTATTGGCGTTCTGTGCTCTAAATTTCCTCAGGTCTCTGACACTTTCTGTTCTAAAGCCCTTTTATTCTCCCACGTTCCTCATCCTAAGATCTCACCAGTCTCAGTTATTTTGGATTCTCATAGCCCTGGCGTTCCAAGTTCCCCCTTCCATCCCCATTCTCTGGTAGAGACTCCAATGATCTTCCAAGCATCAGCAGTAACCAGGAAGAGGGCAAGGTTTTCTAAGACAAGGACCATATTGTATCTCGTATCTTTGTCACCACCAGACTCCCCACACCCAGTGGGAAATGAATCATTGCTTCTGACTTCCTGACTAGTAGCTAATCCTAAAATaattgagagtctctgattttttttttcctttttggatttGACTCAAAAGGGAGCAAAGCCTTTTTCTCACCTCCCCCATCTCTCCTTGGATGCCTGTTGAGAAAACGTGACTGTCCAGAAAACCATCTGTTACTTGGCTCCACAAATTAAGTAATTTGAAGGTCACGCCGTGGGCTCCATGGTGAAAtttgtttgggggtggggggcgagaagtgagaaaaaaatacatatggaGAAGTCGTTTCTGTAAATAAACTTGAAGCAAAGGGAGCCAAAAGCAGGCTTGTGGTCAAGTGAAATGTATGAGTCAGAAGTGTGGAACTGACCACCTGAAGGGAGTGCTGATTTGGCGAGGTTCAAGCTCCGAGCCCCCAGCGGTGTAGCAGAGGGTTCCCAGGGCTGGCAGGGACCAAAGTGTGAAAGGAGGGCATCAGAGGCTAACCTGGCTTCAGACTAAATGGTCCTAGGAGAAGGCTGACTGATGATGATGGATGGTCCCTGCTGAGGGCTGTTGCTGAGGAGACACATCTCCTGCAGTAGGACTGGGATCAGATGTAGAGCTGGAAAAATTTGCAGAAGCCTTGCAGTTCTCCTCCTCTCAACcttcatgtttttaaatttttttacaagaGAAAACCAAAGCCCAGAGATTgactgaagtgacttgtccaagatcacacagggagCAGAAGTTACTTTGCACTTATCTTCTACAGAAGCAGGGTGACACAATAGTTAGAGAGCTTGTCTTGTGATCAAGTCCTGCCTTTGATATATTCCAGTTGAGTGATTCTCAGCttaagtcacttttttttctctctgtgctTAATTAATTTTCTAAGAGTGGGTGTCAATAAGCTTTGGTAGAGGGGATCCCTTCTAGGGACTCCAATGTCATCATTTACCCAGGTCCAGGAGGGTACAGTGACTTgtgcagagtcacacagtcagtgtgTGTAGGAGGCAGGATTGTAACCCAGGTTAGAGACCAGCTCTTCATTCACtctgcctttttaatttttttttaattaaagctttttattttcaaaatatatacacggATAATCTTTGACATTTATccctacaaaatcctgtgttgtaatttttccccattccccTACCCCTCCTCAAGTTGggaagtgatccaatatatgttaaacatgtgttaCTCTGCCTTTTATCTAAAGATGGGCATATAAGTTACATCAGGGACAAATAGTGATGAAAAATGGTCTGGTTAAAAAACAATACTTCTGCTCTATTCATGTTCACATTATTCCCCTCACacagaatgcaagctccttaaaggcagacAGGCTTTTCTTGtggtttacttttatttttattcttccggTCCATAGCAAGAAGacctttcaaagaaaaatttctagcacttagcatagagcCTGGAACActgaaggtgtttaataaatgcttgttgaatggatTGAGTGAATGGACTAGGACTTATCCAGCCTTCCTAATCCCTTTCATGCCTACATGTACCTGATCACTGTAAGGATttcttatatctatatttatatttatacccatatctatatttatatcttctatatctctatataatcTCTATCTATATTCATACTTATGTCCatggatataaatatagatataataataaatatagatatatccaggtatattgaattgaattgaaagataCATAgacatttggatatttatttctacacacatatgtgtacatacacacatgcacacactaaaacacaaatgtatatttatgtgcCTTGtaacacatatatctatatgtatatttatacatatacatacatgtatattcaggatgtatatatatatatatatatatatacacatatgcatatgggTGTATACATGTGTAGATTTGTCTATCCCCTGTCTATACAAATATAAAACCGTCCATGTCTTAGTAACTTCATGTGGCCAAATTTGTCAGCTGGGGGCGACTTTTTAATGAGGGGCCTTTTTTAACTTTAAGTGATGAGCCTTGGAACTAGACACCCAGGGTACCACTGGACCTTTCCAGAGTGGAGGGGATTATACCCTGGTGGGAAAGCCTTTAAGAGTCCAAGGATACTTTAATTCTTGAATAAGGCAATAAAGAAGGATGATAGCCACCATTTTGTACACTGGTGAGGGCTTAGTTCAATTCtcaaagtgtttattaagtatctgttgGGTGTAAAATCAGAGTGTAAAGTTGGGAATATATAGTAAAAAAGggctctgccctcaaggagtttgcattctccTGGGGGAGGTAGCAGAGAACTAAGAAATAAATACAGGATAATTTGTGCGAGGAGCTGAGGCTGATTACTAGAGGGATGTAGAAAGGCTTCCTCCTGGGGATGAGGTTTGAAGGAAGCTGTATATGCTACAAGATAGAGGTCAGGAAGATGTACTTTCTGGTCCATGAGCAAAGTCCCAGAGGTTGGAATTCTGCCAGTAGCCAATAGGCTGTTTGGCTTGTTCTTGTGTTGTCAGGAGAGAGCAAAATGGATTAGGATTGGGAGgtcagggaaagagaaaaatagatttggctACTTGCTCCATGACTGGTAGCTTGAGGGTGGGGAGAATTAGGGACGGTTTGCTGAGAGAGAATTTTGTGCTTGTGTGAACCAAAGCTGAAAGCAGCAAATCCCACCAGGAAGCCAAAAACCCCTCATATTCAGAGGTCTGTGTCTCAGGAACCAATCAGGTCCCAGATGTAGTTGTACAGGGAGCAGGGATTGAGAGGAAAGGCTTGTTCCCCCCAGAAAACCTTGGACAGTAGAATCTGGGTAAGGATGCTCTGCTTAGGGCATTCCAGAAGAGAAtcaggaggcagagagagagagactgctcTCTGGACCATGATGGAAGGACCATGATGGGAGGAAATGCTCCTTTAGGTTGGCACCCTGGGAAAAAGCCATGCTTGCCCCCACTTAGTTACAACTTTTTCCCTTCAAATCTGCTACAGACTTTTCTTACCCTCCATGAGGaaagggaaactttttttttttttgcctgtgcAACTCCAGATTTTTCTGTTGCTGTGTGATCTCTCCTTTGAGGAAGAAAAACACCCAGAGCCAAAGACCAATCATATGTGtggggaggagaaaaacaaagtcaGAGAATGGAAGAGTTATGACTCTGGCTTTTGAATGAGTCACCAGGGGACTTGAATATCTATTTGTTCACaaagtttttctctttataaaagcTGGAAAATTCCAAGGCCCTTTGAAATGTGCCAGAGACATTCCCTTTATCCaggcaagggggggggggaagagaaggacaTGCTGTGGTACATGCCACATGGTGGGGCTGGCCTGCTGGTTGGCAGAccttccaggggaaaaaaaaagagaaaagaaagcttttCGAGCTCTTTATCTTTAAAGAGACAAGCAGCGGGTCTGGCCACATACAGAGAGCAGAGTGTACTGAGAGCTGGGACCCAGGCTCACAGAGCCAGACCTGGAAGGACCTCTGGAGATCATCTGagccagccctctcattttacagaagcagGAAGactaagacccagagaagggaagCTCTTTGTCCAAGGCCCCACAGTGTTAGTGTAGAGTTAGGGGTGTGGTGCAATGGAAAAAGAGCAGAATTGGAACTCAGATGATCTGGGTTTGAACCCTGGGCTGCCGTTTATAACATGTGGGACTTTTGGCCAACCCCTgcgtctcagtttcctcatgtgttaaaataaaaacagcaatgGGTGAGGTTGGACTCGATGGTCTCTCTTCTAAAAATCCAAGTCTATGATCCATGGTCTTAGTCTTACTCAATGACTAGGAAGTAGGACTCATGATTCATAGCATCACTGAATGTCAAAACTGGACCCTCAAGGTCACCTAGTCTCCccaccttccctttcctttgaagaaattgagtctcaTGGCCACGGTCACCTAAGAAGGAAGTAGCAGAACAGGTACTGGTAACTCCCGAGTTctactctttccactatgctaACCTTTCTCTAGGTTTATTTTTACTTGGCCATTCCCATGTCCTGTGACCAGGGGAAgatccctcctctcccttctcctgtcatcatcatcaacagGGCTTAAATAGCAACCATGTTGAGGGCGCTTTGCTAGGTATCATGGGGATACCTAGGCTGtgccctcaaggaaattacaGCCTAGATCTAATGAAATAAATGGTTTGTATACTCAGAACTATgggcagggggagagggagatCTTAGAGGGAAGGAAATTAATCTATAATATCAGTTCAAATCTTGGGAtgaaaagactcatcttcatgagttcaaatctgtctgcAGACATGGACTAGTTGTGGGAGGCTGGACAAGGCACTTCATCCCATTCACTACAGTTCCTCATCTGACAAATGATCTGGaaat comes from Sarcophilus harrisii chromosome 5, mSarHar1.11, whole genome shotgun sequence and encodes:
- the ISX gene encoding LOW QUALITY PROTEIN: intestine-specific homeobox (The sequence of the model RefSeq protein was modified relative to this genomic sequence to represent the inferred CDS: deleted 1 base in 1 codon) codes for the protein MEGKILDKCGTPKQMGLPFSIEEILKKSTNKRKLPEQGRKDAHQDAADSPQENAPRALPQGPKLMGKWERDPKQMTPAPSPRPQVLVETTPAKSASSPEPQEMVSPATSPGLDPSRGNRKCEGEEDHDHKFLSDHSLHEEKKSKRRIRTTFTTEQLQELEKTFQFTHYPDIHIRNQLATKINLPEARIQIWFQNQRAKWRKREKLGSVRDLQHLTDMDVTPEPKPDISGSSLMPRVLPTLVSPVGCHFPIQGQLVTAWLPPYFVPNPWNMLSFPSPQLFLDWVPMFGIPSPQHPERGNIYAGFNRKRKPPLWANISSTTAKWQMRQARWHPGKKSSGPI